A portion of the Pseudomonas sp. PSE14 genome contains these proteins:
- the parC gene encoding DNA topoisomerase IV subunit A: MSETLDLSLEGVERRSLADFTEQAYLNYSMYVIMDRALPHIGDGLKPVQRRIVYAMSELGLDADAKHKKSARTVGDVLGKYHPHGDSACYEAMVLMAQPFSYRYPLVDGQGNWGAPDDPKSFAAMRYTEARLSRYAETLLSELGQGTADWVPNFDGTLEEPAVLPARLPNLLLNGTTGIAVGMATDIPPHNLREVAAACVRLLDEPNATVADLIEHVPGPDFPTEAEIITPRADLQKIYETGRGSVRMRAVYRVEDGDIVVTALPHQVSGAKVLEQIAGQMQAKKLPMVADLRDESDHENPTRIVIIPRSNRVDAEELMTHLFATTDLESSYRVNMNVIGLDGKPQVKDLRQVLNEWLTYRTDTVRRRLQFRLDKVEKRLHLLEGLLVAFLNLDEVIHIIRTEDQPKPVLMQRFELSELQADYILDTRLRQLARLEEMKIRGEQDELAKERAKLLAILGSNAKLRKLVRDELIADAETYGDDRRSPIVARAEARALSETELMPTEPVTVVLSEKGWVRCAKGHDIDATGLSYKAGDGFKAAAPGRSNQYAVFIDSTGRSYSLAAHSLPSARGQGEPLTGRLTPPPGATFDRVLLPEDAALYVLASDAGYGFVVKGEDMQAKNKAGKALLSLPNGAQVMAPRPVADVEQDWLAAVTTEGRLLLFKVSDLPQLAKGKGNKIISVPGDRVASREEYLTDLAVLPTGATLVLQAGKRTLSLKGDDLEHYKGERGRRGNKLPRGFQRVDSLLVESLSQD; encoded by the coding sequence ATGAGCGAAACCCTCGATCTGAGTCTGGAGGGCGTGGAGCGCCGGTCACTGGCCGACTTCACCGAACAGGCTTACCTGAACTATTCCATGTACGTGATCATGGACCGCGCCCTGCCGCACATTGGCGACGGCCTCAAGCCCGTACAGCGGCGCATCGTCTACGCCATGAGCGAACTGGGCCTGGACGCCGACGCCAAGCACAAGAAGTCGGCGCGTACCGTCGGCGACGTGCTGGGTAAATACCACCCGCACGGCGACTCGGCCTGCTACGAAGCCATGGTGCTGATGGCGCAGCCGTTCTCCTACCGCTATCCGCTGGTGGACGGCCAGGGCAACTGGGGTGCGCCGGACGATCCCAAGTCCTTCGCCGCCATGCGTTACACCGAGGCCCGCCTGTCGCGCTACGCCGAGACCCTGCTGTCCGAGCTGGGCCAGGGCACCGCCGACTGGGTGCCGAACTTCGACGGCACCCTGGAAGAGCCGGCCGTGCTGCCGGCACGGCTTCCCAACCTCTTGTTGAATGGCACCACCGGCATCGCCGTGGGCATGGCCACCGACATTCCGCCGCACAACCTGCGTGAAGTCGCCGCTGCCTGCGTGCGCCTGCTGGATGAGCCGAATGCCACCGTCGCCGACCTGATCGAGCACGTGCCGGGCCCGGATTTCCCCACCGAGGCGGAAATCATCACCCCGCGCGCCGACCTGCAGAAGATCTACGAAACCGGCCGCGGCTCGGTGCGCATGCGCGCCGTGTACCGCGTCGAGGACGGCGACATCGTGGTCACCGCGCTGCCGCATCAGGTCTCCGGGGCCAAGGTGCTGGAGCAGATCGCCGGCCAGATGCAGGCCAAGAAGCTGCCGATGGTGGCTGACCTGCGCGACGAGTCGGACCACGAGAACCCGACCCGCATCGTCATCATCCCGCGCTCCAACCGCGTGGATGCCGAAGAGCTGATGACCCACCTGTTCGCCACCACCGACCTGGAAAGTTCGTACCGGGTGAACATGAACGTCATCGGCCTGGACGGCAAACCCCAGGTCAAGGACCTGCGCCAGGTGCTGAACGAGTGGCTGACCTACCGCACCGACACCGTGCGCCGCCGTCTGCAGTTCCGCCTGGACAAGGTCGAGAAGCGCCTGCACCTGTTGGAAGGCTTGCTGGTCGCCTTCCTCAACCTCGACGAAGTCATCCATATCATCCGCACCGAGGACCAGCCCAAGCCGGTCCTGATGCAGCGTTTCGAACTGTCTGAGCTGCAGGCCGACTACATCCTCGATACCCGCCTGCGTCAGCTGGCGCGCCTGGAAGAGATGAAGATCCGCGGCGAACAGGACGAACTGGCCAAGGAGCGCGCCAAACTGCTGGCGATCCTGGGTTCCAACGCCAAGCTGCGAAAGCTGGTGCGCGACGAGCTGATCGCCGACGCCGAAACCTACGGCGACGACCGCCGTTCGCCCATCGTCGCCCGCGCCGAAGCCCGCGCCCTGTCGGAAACCGAGCTGATGCCGACCGAACCGGTGACCGTGGTGCTGTCCGAGAAGGGCTGGGTGCGCTGCGCCAAGGGCCACGATATCGACGCCACCGGCCTGTCCTACAAGGCCGGCGACGGCTTCAAGGCGGCCGCGCCGGGCCGCTCGAACCAGTACGCGGTGTTCATCGACTCCACGGGCCGCAGCTACTCGCTGGCGGCCCACAGCCTGCCGTCGGCCCGTGGCCAGGGCGAACCGCTTACCGGTCGTCTGACGCCGCCGCCGGGTGCAACATTCGATCGTGTTCTATTGCCAGAGGACGCCGCGCTCTATGTACTGGCGTCCGACGCGGGCTACGGTTTCGTGGTGAAGGGCGAGGACATGCAGGCCAAGAACAAGGCCGGCAAGGCCCTGCTCAGCCTGCCCAATGGCGCTCAGGTGATGGCGCCGCGCCCGGTTGCGGATGTGGAGCAGGACTGGCTGGCCGCCGTCACCACCGAAGGCCGCCTGCTGCTGTTCAAGGTCTCCGACCTGCCGCAACTGGCCAAGGGCAAGGGCAACAAGATCATCAGCGTGCCGGGCGACCGCGTGGCCAGCCGCGAGGAGTACCTGACGGACCTGGCGGTTCTTCCGACGGGCGCGACTCTGGTGCTGCAGGCAGGCAAGCGGACGCTCTCCCTCAAGGGGGACGACCTGGAGCACTACAAGGGTGAACGGGGCCGCCGGGGCAATAAACTGCCGCGCGGTTTCCAGCGAGTGGACAGTCTGCTGGTAGAATCGCTGTCTCAGGATTGA
- a CDS encoding glycosyltransferase, with protein sequence MSSSLPLSHSGQAATVLAWQALCVALAAFVLFLLGAHGAAVVGFDSRFVLFAKEMLRHGPSVFPTTYGEPYPDYPATSTFLIYLLSLPQGRVTLLSAWLPTALAAAVIVGLTYRLVAPLSRRWAALSVSMLLLTLTFLSETRAVSLDLQVAAVGMLAFFFAVHAERYSGVGLLTRLLPLLLAGFALRGPLGLVVPAGMVCSQLLLDRQWRRLLGFSLPALLLLVVCTMLLLSVARGVGGEAFAQDVLRMQVTGRLDGSAGASDALYYFHSSLGNYALAFPLAVPALALLWRRRFDPAARLVIGCALAALVVMVGLSLPQAKKARYIVAMAPLAAIVATYPFQVNDRRLAVFLRGLIQGFWLLLPALLLLGIWLGLQRFPQALQPLGGKLWLCVGGLAGLQVFALSRLFRRERRAELMALSAVLALWGSYLLVIEPAQRQLYDSRAFSQAVDATVLREPAPLVLYGMGRDAQAIKFMVNLDRDTQPLFASSPEQLAALPGPYYLMLDEENADRLRAAYPALGVPLLSGSFDYNPYCLLRVSDASLFGAAR encoded by the coding sequence GTGTCGTCGTCACTTCCACTTTCTCATTCCGGTCAGGCGGCTACCGTCCTGGCCTGGCAGGCGTTGTGCGTTGCGCTGGCGGCATTCGTCCTGTTCCTGCTGGGCGCCCATGGCGCCGCGGTGGTGGGCTTCGACTCGCGCTTCGTGCTGTTCGCCAAGGAAATGCTGCGCCACGGTCCCAGCGTATTCCCGACCACCTATGGCGAGCCCTATCCGGACTACCCGGCGACTTCGACCTTCCTGATCTACCTGCTGTCGCTGCCGCAGGGACGTGTCACGCTGCTCAGCGCCTGGCTGCCCACAGCCCTGGCGGCCGCCGTCATCGTCGGCCTGACCTATCGCCTGGTGGCGCCGCTTTCCCGGCGCTGGGCTGCGCTCAGCGTGTCGATGCTGTTGCTCACCCTGACCTTCCTCAGTGAGACCCGGGCGGTGTCGCTCGATCTGCAGGTGGCGGCGGTGGGGATGCTGGCCTTCTTCTTCGCGGTGCATGCCGAGCGCTACTCCGGCGTGGGTCTGCTGACACGCCTGTTGCCGCTGTTGCTCGCCGGCTTCGCGCTGCGCGGTCCGTTGGGGCTGGTGGTGCCGGCCGGCATGGTCTGCAGCCAGTTGCTGCTGGACCGCCAGTGGCGGCGCCTGCTGGGCTTTTCCCTGCCCGCGCTGCTGCTCCTGGTGGTCTGCACCATGCTGCTGCTATCGGTGGCGCGCGGCGTTGGCGGCGAGGCGTTCGCCCAGGATGTCCTGCGCATGCAGGTGACCGGCCGCCTGGACGGCAGCGCGGGCGCCAGCGATGCGCTGTATTACTTCCACAGTTCGCTGGGCAATTACGCCCTGGCGTTCCCGCTGGCGGTGCCGGCCCTGGCGCTGCTCTGGCGGCGCCGGTTCGATCCGGCGGCGCGGCTGGTCATCGGCTGCGCCCTGGCGGCGCTGGTGGTGATGGTCGGTCTGTCGCTGCCGCAGGCGAAGAAGGCCCGCTACATCGTGGCGATGGCGCCGTTGGCGGCCATTGTCGCGACCTATCCCTTCCAGGTGAACGACCGGCGCCTGGCCGTATTCCTGCGGGGTCTGATCCAGGGGTTCTGGCTGCTGCTGCCGGCGCTCCTGCTGCTGGGCATATGGTTGGGCTTGCAGCGCTTCCCGCAGGCGCTGCAACCGCTGGGTGGAAAGCTCTGGCTGTGCGTGGGCGGTCTGGCTGGTCTGCAGGTATTCGCGCTGTCCCGCCTGTTCCGTCGCGAGCGACGTGCCGAGCTGATGGCACTCAGCGCGGTGCTGGCGTTGTGGGGCAGTTACCTGCTGGTGATCGAGCCGGCACAGCGGCAGCTGTACGACAGCCGGGCGTTTTCCCAGGCGGTGGACGCCACGGTGCTCAGGGAGCCGGCGCCGCTGGTGCTCTATGGCATGGGCCGCGATGCGCAGGCGATCAAGTTCATGGTCAATCTCGATCGCGACACGCAGCCACTGTTCGCCAGCAGCCCTGAGCAGCTCGCCGCTCTGCCGGGGCCGTACTACCTGATGCTGGACGAGGAGAATGCCGACCGTCTGCGCGCCGCGTACCCGGCCCTGGGTGTGCCGCTGCTCAGCGGAAGCTTCGATTACAATCCCTACTGTCTGCTGCGCGTGAGCGACGCCAGCCTGTTTGGTGCTGCGCGATGA
- a CDS encoding TIGR02281 family clan AA aspartic protease gives MSDAVPGRRMGKVMMFLAWGAGILLATHYFGAWEDRQHNPNSQPQSVRGNGYVEVRLLGNRAGHYVVDGRINGTPVTFMLDTGATQVAIPQPLARRLGLPLGAPITLNTANGRSEGWRTRLSQLQLGDIRLNDVSALIAPGMEGDEVLLGMSALKQLDFTQQDGTLVLRQQSSP, from the coding sequence ATGAGCGACGCGGTGCCGGGACGGCGGATGGGCAAGGTCATGATGTTCCTCGCCTGGGGGGCGGGCATCCTGCTCGCCACCCACTATTTCGGCGCCTGGGAGGATCGTCAGCACAACCCGAACTCGCAGCCGCAGTCGGTACGAGGCAATGGCTATGTGGAAGTGCGCCTGCTTGGCAATCGCGCCGGCCATTACGTGGTCGACGGCAGGATCAACGGCACGCCGGTGACCTTCATGCTCGATACCGGCGCCACCCAGGTGGCCATCCCGCAGCCGCTGGCCCGGCGCCTGGGGCTGCCATTGGGGGCGCCGATCACCCTGAACACCGCCAATGGCCGCAGCGAAGGCTGGCGTACGCGCCTGTCGCAGCTGCAGCTCGGCGACATCCGTTTGAACGACGTGTCCGCGCTGATCGCGCCGGGCATGGAAGGCGACGAGGTGCTGCTCGGCATGAGCGCCCTCAAGCAACTCGATTTCACCCAGCAGGACGGCACCCTGGTGCTGCGCCAGCAATCTTCACCGTGA
- a CDS encoding metal-dependent hydrolase, which yields MTTLITHPLPALAVGLALGSRVIPPRLLLAGMLASCLPDLDVIAFKLGIAYQDALGHRGFSHSLLFAALVGALGAMASRWLGCGPLKAGLWIGLATASHSVLDAMTDGGLGVAWFWPWNDQRYFLPLHPIEVSPIGLSRFLSPRGAQVLLSEAQWVWIPCLAVALGGIALRRLLRLRG from the coding sequence ATGACCACCCTGATCACTCATCCCCTGCCGGCGCTGGCCGTCGGCCTGGCGCTCGGCTCGCGGGTGATCCCGCCGCGCCTGCTGCTGGCCGGCATGCTCGCCAGTTGCCTGCCGGACCTCGACGTCATCGCCTTCAAACTCGGCATCGCCTATCAGGACGCGCTGGGGCATCGCGGCTTCAGCCACTCGCTGCTGTTCGCTGCCCTGGTCGGTGCGCTCGGCGCCATGGCCTCTCGGTGGCTCGGCTGCGGGCCGCTGAAAGCCGGCTTGTGGATCGGCCTGGCCACCGCCTCGCACAGCGTGCTCGATGCCATGACCGACGGTGGGTTGGGCGTAGCCTGGTTCTGGCCCTGGAACGACCAGCGCTATTTCCTGCCACTGCATCCCATCGAGGTGTCGCCCATCGGCCTGTCGCGCTTCCTCAGTCCGCGCGGTGCGCAGGTGCTGCTGTCAGAGGCGCAGTGGGTCTGGATACCCTGCCTGGCCGTTGCCCTTGGCGGCATCGCCCTCCGCCGCCTGCTGCGCCTGCGCGGCTGA
- a CDS encoding esterase-like activity of phytase family protein, translated as MRWLLAALGLCASVASADTVPAVVPNTLQFVSEHPVEGMPKGNLSGLASCGGELWTVSDRDDDRIYRLLPDEQPGKAWRATAEPFVSPGVPDSGLSWGMRARVSASSLVRGGAMDFEGISCDQAGNRYVVSEGYAAVLLLPVAGEASWLPLPQTLLRQARASGLLMSFNALYEGLAIAPDGKRLWLAAERQRRGLLRVRNDNGTWKCDGNCVLLSEGGTSLPPPELGSDRPLSIDFSDLALYKDKLFTLERLAHQICRRDAETGAQEQCWSFAAGALAPERRYDLPYGVAEALLIDDQGAWIGLDNGEHARADGDSRPYVLRFAAPTGGWLGGK; from the coding sequence ATGCGCTGGCTGCTGGCCGCCCTTGGCCTGTGCGCCAGCGTTGCCTCGGCCGATACCGTGCCCGCGGTGGTGCCCAACACCCTGCAGTTCGTCTCCGAGCATCCGGTGGAGGGCATGCCCAAGGGCAACCTCTCGGGGCTGGCGAGCTGCGGTGGGGAGCTGTGGACGGTGTCCGACCGCGACGACGACCGCATCTACCGCCTGCTGCCCGACGAGCAGCCCGGCAAGGCCTGGCGGGCCACCGCCGAGCCGTTCGTGTCGCCCGGCGTGCCGGACAGCGGACTGTCCTGGGGCATGCGCGCGCGGGTCAGCGCCAGCAGCCTGGTGCGCGGCGGCGCGATGGATTTCGAGGGCATCAGTTGCGATCAGGCGGGTAATCGCTATGTGGTCAGCGAAGGCTATGCGGCCGTCCTGCTGCTGCCGGTCGCCGGCGAGGCGTCCTGGCTGCCGCTGCCGCAGACCCTGCTGCGCCAGGCCCGGGCCAGCGGCCTGTTGATGAGTTTCAACGCCCTGTACGAAGGCCTGGCGATCGCTCCGGACGGCAAGCGCCTGTGGCTGGCGGCCGAGCGTCAACGCCGTGGCCTGTTGCGGGTGCGTAACGACAATGGCACCTGGAAGTGCGATGGCAACTGCGTGCTGCTCAGCGAGGGCGGCACGTCGCTGCCGCCGCCGGAGCTGGGTAGTGATCGCCCGCTGTCCATCGATTTCTCCGACCTTGCGCTGTACAAGGACAAGCTGTTCACCCTCGAACGCCTGGCGCACCAGATCTGCCGACGCGATGCCGAGACCGGTGCGCAGGAGCAGTGCTGGTCGTTCGCTGCCGGCGCCCTGGCGCCGGAGCGGCGCTATGACCTGCCCTATGGCGTGGCCGAGGCGCTGCTGATCGACGACCAGGGCGCCTGGATCGGCCTGGACAACGGCGAACACGCGCGCGCCGACGGCGATTCGCGGCCCTATGTGCTGCGCTTCGCCGCGCCGACCGGTGGCTGGCTGGGTGGCAAATGA
- a CDS encoding ABC-type transport auxiliary lipoprotein family protein translates to MSALRVLACLSLVSLLGLAGCTVNRPTQLYQLDAGAASVPTRENGVAVLLGPVSLADYLKRETMVQRQADGILSLSTDARWAGSLETNVSQQLLRLLSSQLDSTRLALFPEKPGFTPQVQVMLTISRLDSGPKEPAVLEARWRLLDQKGELRDSRVFREEEEHSGSIQDQVRAQGDLLRKLSVQLAKDVRPVAAAVAEQSAAPLKKPAVANSEKAKPKEEGPKIPLVVPIRTDVEVYRF, encoded by the coding sequence ATGAGCGCTCTGCGCGTCCTGGCATGTCTTTCTCTCGTCAGCCTCCTCGGGCTGGCGGGCTGCACAGTGAATCGACCGACCCAGCTGTATCAACTGGATGCAGGTGCCGCGTCGGTTCCGACCCGCGAAAATGGTGTCGCTGTGCTCCTCGGCCCGGTATCCCTGGCCGACTATCTGAAACGTGAGACCATGGTTCAACGCCAGGCTGACGGCATTCTCAGCCTGTCCACCGACGCCCGCTGGGCCGGTAGCCTGGAAACCAACGTCAGCCAGCAACTGCTGCGCCTGTTGTCGAGCCAGCTCGACAGCACCCGCCTGGCCCTGTTCCCGGAGAAGCCCGGCTTCACGCCGCAGGTACAGGTCATGCTGACCATCAGCCGCCTGGATTCCGGCCCAAAGGAGCCGGCAGTGCTGGAGGCGCGCTGGCGCCTGCTCGACCAGAAGGGTGAGCTGCGCGACAGCCGCGTATTCCGCGAAGAAGAGGAGCATTCGGGCAGTATCCAGGACCAGGTTCGGGCCCAGGGTGACCTGCTGCGCAAGCTGTCGGTCCAGTTGGCCAAGGACGTGCGTCCGGTCGCTGCCGCGGTAGCCGAGCAATCGGCAGCGCCGCTAAAGAAGCCGGCGGTAGCCAATTCCGAAAAGGCCAAGCCCAAGGAAGAGGGGCCGAAGATCCCGCTGGTGGTGCCGATCCGCACCGACGTCGAGGTCTACCGCTTCTGA
- a CDS encoding YqiA/YcfP family alpha/beta fold hydrolase, whose translation MTAFLYIHGFNSSPASQKARQFVAALQHLGLDGQVRVPALHHHPRQAMAQLEAAIAELGQPLLIGSSLGGYYATHLAERHGLKAVLINPAVAPHRLFDGQLGPQTNYYSGETWELTHDHVQALAELEVPAPVDGSRYQVWLQTADETLDYRAAERYYRACALRIEAGGDHGFQRFVSHLPALLAFAGIPSDRWRDVDFSTFERISSD comes from the coding sequence ATGACTGCATTCCTCTATATCCACGGCTTCAACAGCTCGCCCGCCTCGCAGAAGGCGCGCCAGTTCGTGGCCGCCCTGCAGCACCTGGGGCTGGACGGTCAGGTGCGCGTTCCCGCGCTGCACCACCACCCGCGCCAGGCCATGGCGCAACTGGAGGCGGCGATCGCCGAACTCGGCCAGCCGCTGCTGATCGGCAGCTCCCTGGGCGGCTACTACGCGACCCACCTGGCCGAACGGCATGGCCTGAAGGCCGTGCTGATCAACCCGGCGGTGGCGCCGCACCGGCTGTTCGACGGCCAACTCGGCCCGCAGACCAACTATTACAGCGGCGAGACCTGGGAGCTGACGCACGATCACGTCCAGGCCCTGGCCGAGCTGGAGGTTCCGGCGCCGGTCGATGGCTCGCGCTACCAGGTGTGGCTGCAGACCGCCGACGAAACCCTCGATTACCGCGCCGCCGAGCGCTATTACCGGGCCTGTGCCCTGCGCATCGAAGCGGGCGGCGACCATGGCTTCCAGCGCTTCGTCAGCCACCTGCCGGCGCTGCTGGCCTTCGCCGGTATACCCTCCGACCGGTGGCGCGACGTAGACTTCTCGACCTTTGAACGCATTTCCTCTGATTAA
- a CDS encoding calcineurin, whose translation MKPLLSALGLGVLLCGCQGSDSSQQVAHDQSFFRQHPIPPLQVSPPPGSFILPLLPDTQFYSENNHRELRLFRSNQRFQGLPYEPALAFFAQTWWLAKNAEALQVSMVVHLGDVVQNAGTLSQWQIASGAMRVLEEGGVPYSIMSGDRDIHGAVTPDDQRSFRDRFKDHFGPQRAAWQSTYGGSDPLGLSQYHLFRKYGQSFLLLALDWSPSKATLAWAQQVIDAHPHIPVILASHNILYGKAGKPPQLSREGSDSGPLLWEQLIRRNDQIFLTVSGHVEGSAHARMLNDQGHSVDMVMVDYQDEYLGGNGLLQLLELDLRRNRIDALSLSPWVLWKRQFYPQAFKDCPSDQALQGCDQLLPAPSAGWDNRFRIDLDFRARFASFQGYTAQFPEGGAEGPSLLQQVQAQFESAAQAQQAAEGDAAKGNGQAGYPDPLRL comes from the coding sequence ATGAAGCCGCTGTTGTCCGCCCTCGGGCTCGGCGTGCTGCTGTGCGGCTGCCAGGGCTCCGACAGCTCCCAGCAAGTCGCCCACGATCAGTCCTTCTTTCGCCAGCATCCCATACCGCCATTGCAGGTGAGCCCGCCCCCGGGGAGCTTCATCCTGCCCTTGTTGCCGGATACGCAGTTCTATTCCGAGAACAATCACCGCGAACTGCGCCTGTTCCGCAGTAACCAGCGTTTCCAGGGATTGCCCTACGAGCCGGCGCTGGCCTTCTTCGCCCAGACCTGGTGGCTGGCGAAGAACGCCGAGGCGCTGCAGGTGTCGATGGTGGTGCATCTGGGCGATGTGGTGCAGAACGCCGGCACCCTGAGCCAGTGGCAGATCGCCAGCGGCGCGATGCGGGTGCTGGAGGAGGGCGGCGTGCCCTACAGCATCATGAGCGGCGACCGGGATATCCATGGCGCCGTCACGCCCGATGATCAGCGTTCGTTCCGCGACCGCTTCAAGGACCATTTCGGTCCGCAGCGCGCGGCCTGGCAGAGCACCTATGGCGGCAGCGACCCGCTCGGCCTTAGCCAGTACCACCTGTTCCGCAAGTACGGCCAGTCCTTCCTCCTGCTGGCGCTGGACTGGAGCCCGTCGAAGGCGACACTCGCCTGGGCGCAGCAGGTCATCGACGCGCATCCGCACATTCCGGTGATTCTCGCCTCGCACAACATCCTGTATGGCAAGGCCGGCAAGCCGCCGCAGCTGTCCCGCGAGGGTAGCGACAGCGGTCCGCTGCTCTGGGAGCAGTTGATCCGCCGCAACGACCAGATCTTCCTGACCGTCAGCGGGCATGTCGAAGGCTCGGCCCACGCGCGCATGCTCAACGACCAGGGCCACAGCGTGGACATGGTGATGGTCGACTACCAGGACGAGTACCTGGGCGGTAACGGGCTGCTGCAGTTGCTGGAGCTGGATTTGCGGCGCAACCGTATCGACGCCCTGTCGCTGTCACCCTGGGTGTTGTGGAAGCGGCAGTTCTATCCGCAGGCCTTCAAGGACTGCCCGTCGGATCAGGCTTTGCAAGGTTGCGACCAGTTGCTGCCGGCGCCATCGGCGGGCTGGGACAACCGTTTCCGCATCGATCTCGACTTCCGCGCGCGCTTCGCCAGCTTCCAGGGCTACACCGCGCAGTTCCCGGAAGGCGGGGCGGAAGGACCTTCGCTGTTGCAGCAGGTCCAGGCGCAGTTCGAGTCAGCCGCGCAGGCGCAGCAGGCGGCGGAGGGCGATGCCGCCAAGGGCAACGGCCAGGCAGGGTATCCAGACCCACTGCGCCTCTGA
- the parE gene encoding DNA topoisomerase IV subunit B yields the protein MAQQNAYNADAIEVLSGLDPVRKRPGMYTDTTRPNHLAQEVIDNSVDEALAGHAKSVQVILHEDNSLEVIDDGRGMPVDIHPEEGVPGVELILTKLHAGGKFSNKNYQFSGGLHGVGISVVNALSTLVEVRVKRDGNEYRMTFADGFKSSDLEVVGTVGKRNTGTTVRFWPDAKYFDSHKFSVSRLKHVLKAKAVLCPGLLVTFEDKSSGERVEWHYEDGLRSYLVDSVSENLRLPDEPFCGSLAGNKEAVDWALLWLPEGGESLQESYVNLIPTAQGGTHVNGLRQGLLDAMREFCEFRNLLPRGVKLAPEDVWERIAFVLSMKLQEPQFSGQTKERLSSREAAAFVSGVVKDAFSLWLNAHPELGLQLAELAISNAGRRLKAGKKVERKKITQGPALPGKLADCAGQDPMRAELFLVEGDSAGGSAKQARDKEFQAIMPLRGKILNTWEVDGGEVLASQEVHDIAVAIGVDPGAADLTQLRYGKICILADADSDGLHIATLLCALFVRHFRPLVEAGHVYVAMPPLFRIDLGKEVFYALDEAERDGILDRLAAEKRRGKPQVTRFKGLGEMNPPQLRETTMDPNTRRLVQLTLEDTEGTVEIMDMLLAKKRAGDRKSWLETKGNLAEVFA from the coding sequence ATGGCCCAGCAGAACGCCTATAACGCAGACGCCATCGAAGTCCTCTCCGGCCTCGATCCGGTGCGCAAGCGCCCGGGCATGTACACCGACACCACCCGTCCCAACCACCTGGCCCAGGAAGTCATCGACAACAGCGTCGACGAAGCCCTGGCCGGCCACGCGAAAAGCGTGCAGGTGATCCTCCACGAGGACAACTCGCTGGAAGTGATCGACGACGGTCGTGGCATGCCGGTGGACATCCACCCCGAAGAGGGCGTGCCGGGCGTCGAACTGATCCTCACCAAGCTGCACGCCGGCGGCAAGTTCTCCAACAAGAACTACCAGTTCTCCGGCGGCCTGCACGGCGTGGGCATCTCGGTGGTGAACGCACTGTCGACCCTGGTCGAAGTGCGGGTGAAGCGCGACGGCAACGAATACCGCATGACCTTCGCCGATGGCTTCAAGTCCAGCGACCTGGAAGTCGTCGGCACTGTCGGCAAGCGCAACACCGGCACCACCGTGCGCTTCTGGCCCGACGCCAAGTACTTTGACTCGCACAAGTTCTCGGTCAGCCGCTTGAAGCACGTACTCAAAGCCAAGGCCGTACTGTGCCCCGGCCTGCTGGTGACCTTCGAGGACAAGTCCAGCGGCGAGCGCGTCGAGTGGCACTACGAAGATGGCCTGCGTTCCTACCTGGTCGACTCGGTGTCCGAGAATCTGCGCCTGCCCGACGAACCGTTCTGCGGCTCGCTGGCCGGCAACAAGGAAGCGGTGGACTGGGCCCTGCTGTGGCTGCCCGAGGGCGGCGAATCGCTGCAGGAAAGCTACGTCAACCTGATTCCCACCGCCCAGGGCGGTACTCATGTCAACGGCCTGCGCCAGGGCCTGCTGGATGCGATGCGCGAGTTCTGCGAGTTCCGCAACCTGCTGCCGCGCGGTGTGAAGCTGGCGCCGGAGGACGTCTGGGAACGCATCGCCTTTGTCCTCTCGATGAAGCTGCAGGAGCCGCAGTTCTCCGGCCAGACCAAGGAACGCCTGTCCTCCCGCGAGGCCGCCGCCTTCGTTTCCGGCGTGGTGAAAGATGCGTTCAGCCTGTGGCTCAACGCTCACCCGGAGCTGGGCCTGCAACTGGCGGAACTGGCCATCAGCAACGCTGGCCGCCGCCTCAAGGCCGGCAAGAAGGTCGAGCGCAAGAAGATCACCCAGGGCCCGGCGCTGCCCGGCAAGCTGGCTGACTGTGCGGGGCAGGACCCGATGCGCGCCGAGCTGTTCCTGGTGGAAGGTGATTCCGCCGGCGGTTCGGCCAAGCAGGCGAGGGACAAGGAATTCCAGGCGATCATGCCGCTGCGCGGGAAGATCCTGAACACCTGGGAAGTGGATGGCGGCGAAGTGCTCGCCAGCCAGGAAGTCCACGACATCGCCGTGGCCATCGGCGTCGATCCGGGCGCGGCGGACCTGACCCAGCTGCGCTACGGCAAGATCTGCATCCTCGCCGACGCCGACTCCGACGGCCTGCACATCGCTACCCTGCTGTGCGCGCTGTTCGTCCGCCACTTCCGCCCGCTGGTGGAAGCCGGCCACGTCTACGTCGCCATGCCGCCGCTGTTCCGCATCGACCTGGGCAAGGAAGTCTTCTACGCCCTGGACGAAGCCGAGCGCGACGGCATCCTCGACCGACTGGCCGCCGAGAAGCGCCGTGGCAAACCGCAGGTCACCCGATTCAAGGGCCTGGGCGAGATGAACCCGCCGCAACTGCGCGAAACCACCATGGACCCGAACACGCGTCGTCTGGTGCAACTCACCTTGGAAGACACCGAGGGCACCGTGGAAATCATGGACATGCTGCTGGCCAAGAAGCGCGCCGGCGACCGCAAGTCCTGGCTGGAAACCAAGGGTAACCTGGCGGAGGTGTTCGCCTGA